The stretch of DNA TTCTAGATTAAGTTATTTTGCTAATTGAGCCAAAAGACTAGAAGAAGGAAAAGACATTTTAGGACTTTCTTGAAGTAGATAATCAAGAAAAGTTTGAGCGATCACAGATAGCTTTTTACCTGCTAAATAAGAGACATACCAATTACGTTTGATTGGGAAATGCTCTACATCAAGAACAGTTAACTCTCCACTCATTCCTTCTGAGATTAAACAATGTTCAGATAAAACTGAAATACCTAAACCACCAGCGATCGCTTGTTTAATTGCTTCGTTACTACCAAGCTCTAATCTAACATTAACTGAAACTTTATATTTAGCAAATAAATTTAAAACTGCTGCTCTTGTACCAGAACCTTTTTCACGCATAATAAAAGGTTGAGCATTTAAGGCATCAATAGAAATATGATGTTGTTTACTTAAGGGATGATCAGCTTTGGCTACTACGACTAAAGGATTATCCAAAAATTGTTTGTTATGAAGATCGATATCTTCGGGAGGATTACTAACAATATAAAGATCATCCTCATTTTCTAACATCCGTCTTTGAATTTCTTGGTGATTAGTTACTTTGAGAGTGACATCGATTCCTGGATAATGCTGACAGAAAGAACCCAACAATCGCGGTACAAAATATTTAGCAGTCGTAATTACTGCCAATCTTAACTGTCCTTGCTTAGTACCTTTTAAATCAGCTATTTTCATTTCAAAGTTATCTAGTCTTTCAAAAATATCTTGACAAGTTGCTAATAACTCTTTTCCTGCATCAGTCAAATAGAGACTTTTGCCAATTTGTTCAAATAAAGGCAAACCTACTGCCTTAGTTAATTGTTTGACTTGACTAGAAACAGTAGGTTGAGTAATAAATAATTCTTCAGCAGCACGAGTAAAGCTACCATGTCGAGCAACTGTTTCAAATACTTTTAACTGATGTAAGGTTGCCTGAATCAAAATTAAAATCTCCTTTGTTTTTTTATTAGTAAATAAATACTAATTTGACGAGGTACTACTGAGAAAGCTCTGAAATCTCTTGTTCATCATTTACTGTAAAACTCAAGCATAGTATTTAATCTATTTTTTTTGGAATTAATATTCGATTGTTTCTATATACATATTACTATAGTTCAGAGAGGAGATGGTATTCCATCACAATAGGAAGTATGCGGTTGAAATTTCAAATCAGCAGTATAACCTTTTTCAGTCGGTCAAAAACTCTGCGAGAGCTTGGGTAGTAAGGATTGTTTCAGCTTCTAAATAGCTCTACGCCGACTACCTTTTGAAGTAACAAATTCTCGCAGTTGTACATTTATACCTAATCTTTTCTCTAACCAGCAACTACCAAAACTATAGGTTCGAGTCTCACTAGATATGATTAGACAAGGGAAGAAAATAATTAACCTAGTAACACAGTTAAAAAAAGATGAGAGTTTTCTCAAATTAATTCATTGGTCGGAAAATGTCATTTCTAAAGTACTGTCCATTGCCTTACTAGTCGTCATTTTTGTAGCTTTAGTTGACTTAATTTTTTTTCTTGCTGAAGATATTTGGAAAGATCCTTTAGGATTTTATAATAAAGGTTTGATTGAGTTATTTGGATTATTTTTAAATATTTTGATTGCCTTAGAGTTATTAGAAAATATTACCGCTTATCTAAAAAAACATATAGTTCAAGTAGAATTGGTTATTGTTACTTCTTTAATTGCTGTAGCCAGAAAAATTATTATATTCGATCTTAAAGTATATAATAGTGAAGATTTAATGGCTTTGGGAGTAGCTATTTTGAGTCTTTCTATTAGTTATTGGTTGATTAAAAAAAGTAATAATTAATAGTAAATTAAAAGACTTTTCTTTAAAAAATAGCAGTTCTCACGCTCTACGAAGTACACTATTAACAGTTATCAGTGATACCGAAGGCACAGGCTTCGCCTGACCAGTGGTCAGTTACTAATTAGTAATTACTAATTATGAGGGATGAATAATCAACAATTAACAAAAACCAGGGTATTAATCTACCTCACGAGAATAAGAAACGCTATAGTTTACCAGTAGAGCTAAATCTAAATTAAACTAATAATAAAAAAATTAGTCTTGCGGAGTTAATCAACTCTAGTGACAATTTCAAGAGAAAGCACGGCAAGACCGTTTCATTTTAGTAAAAGATATAGCAGTTATTACTTTAATAAAGTACACTTCAATCAACAATTAACAAAAATCAAGATGTTGATTGTATTTTATCAAAGTATTGAAACAGCCCTACGAGAAGGTCGGGCCTTTTCTCGACCCGCAAAGTAGATGTTGATTAGCTTAGTGAAGTACCCTGAGCCTAAAGGCATAAGGGCTTCCTACCCAGAAACAAGCGCAGTAGTAGATTTCTTTCGTCCTCTATTACTACGTCTTACAGTTTGGCGACAGGCTTGATCCCCGCTTCCCAAGGTCTTTATTATCCGCAGTGCTTCATCTCTGATGTTTCTAGCTGCATTTACATCTCTATCTATGTTTTTATTATTACAGCTAGGACAGTCCCAAAACCTTATTTCAAGACTCAGCTCGCTTACTTGAAATAGACAATTATTGCAAGTTTTACTAGAGGCAAAGAAACGGTCAACCTCTATATACACTTTGCCCTCGTTTTCGGCTTTATACTTCAATATGGTACAAAATTGACCCCAACCTACTTGGCTGATAGCTTTTGCTAAGCTGCGGTTTCTTACCATGTTACTAACTGCCAGACTTTCTACTCCAATAACTTGATTTTCGTTAACTATCCTGCGTGATAGCTTGTGGTGAAAGTCTTCTCTACAACGAGATATTTTATTATGAATGCGCGCGACTTTAATTCTAGCTTTATTGCGGTTATTAGAACCCTTTTGTTTTCTAGATAGTTGTTGTTGTTTTCGTTTAAGATTTAACTCATGCTTTTTCAACCAACCAGGATGATTAAACTTACTTCCTTCGCTGGTAATGCAAAAATGTGTTAAACCAAGGTCTAACCCTATCGCTTTACCTTCAGAAGATTGAGCAGGTTTTTCTAACCCGTCCTCAAACAAAATAGAAGCATAATACTGACCAGAAGGATTTTTACTGATTGTGACAGTTTTAATTTTCCCTTCGATTGGTCTATGTACTCTAGCTACAATCGAACCTATTTTCGGAACTATTAGATACTCTTCTTGAAGCTTGACGTTGCTTGGATATTGTAAAGACTGCTTGCCGTGTTTAGATTTGAATCTAGGATACATAGCACGTCTTTCAAAGAAATTATTGAAAGCTATGCCCAAGTTCAAACATACTTGTTGTAAGCACATTGAGTAAGTCTCAGACAACCAAGCTGTGCGGACATATCAAGCGTCTGAACCAAGTTCAGACGGCTTGTCCTCTTCTTCTTGCTTCTTAAGAGTGGGTAACATCTTTTTGATATCATAACCAGAAAGACCTTTACCTGTATCTTGATAGGTTTCGTTCATCAAGTTAAGAAAATAATTCCACACCCAACGACAAGAACCAAAAGCTTTAGCTAGCTGCTGTTTCTGTTGAGTATCTGGATATAATCTTACTTTGACTACCTTGAGCATTAGAGTAAATTTAATTTGTTATAAATTATTGTAGCAGAAAACCAGTTAGTGTTTAGTTCGCGCTCCATCCCGTCCCATAAATGGAGACGGGGATTTTCGCTCACATTTCTAACTAAGAGCCTCAGAAAGATAGTCCGCAGTGATTTCGACTAGAGCGATCGCATTTTGATAAAGCATTCTGGTTGGACCAATTATACCAACGCTACCCACTGGGGTATCATCCTGATAGTAGTTAGCTGCAACTAAAGTGCAGATCCGCATTGGTTCGAGAGGATTTTCTGAACCAATTTTGATTTTGACTTTTTTAGAATTACCAGCTAATTCAGGAAGGGTAAAAATTACAGGAAAAAGTTGTTCTTGTTTTTCTTCCAACAGATACAATAGTGTTTGTACTTGTTGCAGTTGAGAAAATTCTGGTTGGCGCAAAACTTCCGCAACACCATGAATAACTATCGGTGTAGAATTATTTGGCTTGACTAAACGATGTAACTCTTGAGCAATAATTTTGATAAAACCAGTATATTGAACAAATTCACGGTCAATTTTGTCCCAATCTAGAGAAGTTATTTGCATCAAAGTTTGTCCTTTGAGTTTTTGATTGAGAAAATTCGACAGTATTTGTAATTCACTTTCGATTAATTCTTCATCCAAGGGTTCTTGTTCGGTGTTTAATAAGGATGATTCTACTAATACTGACTGAGTTTGATAAGAATCAGTCACAATCACCAGCATAATCTGTCCTGAAGGCAAATAAACTAGCTGAAGATGACGTAAACTATCGCTCGGATTTTGAGGAAAAGTAATTAAAGCAATATAACCACTCAAAGCAGCCAGAATTTTGGTTGCTCTTTGTAATAAGTGTTCAAAACTTACTCTTTCCCATTGTAGTTTTTGGTGCAAAGATTGCTCTAGTTGTTTGCTCGAAATTTCATCAGGATTAATTAAGCGATCTACATAGATTCGATAACCCCAATCTGAAGGAATTCTCCCCGCAGAAGTATGGGGTTGAAATAAAAGTCCAGCTTCTTCTAATCTGCCCATAATATTACGAATGGTCGCCGAACTAATATTAAAGCCGTATTCTTCTACTAACGTTTTTGAGCCTACTGGTTCTGCCGTAGCTATATAATGCTGAATCGTAGCTTTAAGTATATTCTGAGATCTTTCATTCAAATTAAATTGATGAGACATCGAGGAAAAAATAGTTTTTATTAAGGAATATATTCTAAATTTTTTGTTAAGTATAACCTCTGTGTTGTTTTCTGAAAATCTCCTAAAGTAATAGATGCGATTGTAGTGGTAATATCAGAGACGCGATATATCGCGTCTGTACACCAGTTATCAGTAAAAACGTAATATATTAGGATTTACTGCCTTCTGCCTTTTGTCTCCTGCCTTCAGATTTCTAGCTAGAATATGAAATTAATCGATTTTTTAATAACGAGAAATAGTTGGATCGATCATTTGAGAATAAGCATCAATTCCTCCTGTAACATTTTTAACGTTAGTAAAACCCTGATTAATTAACCATTGGCACATTTGAGCAGAACGCATACCATGATGGCACATGACAATTGTTTCTGCTTCGGGAGAAAATTGAGTTTTAATTAACTCTTCCCATTGGGCAAACTGACTTAAGGGTAAAACTTGAAAACCTTCAAGTGAAGCAATCTCTATTTCTTCAACTTCTCGAACATCGATTAATTGTAAAGATTCATCTCGATCTGCTAACTGTAAGGCGAGTTCTTCAACAGTAATTGCTGGAATAGAAGAGTAGTAGTACATTGCTTGCCATGATTTGATATTTGTTTGATTAATTGTTAATTTACAAAATTTTTGAGTCTAGGTTGCTGATAAACAAAGCACAAATTATCTACCGATTCCTGCTACAAGATTCTTGATATGATCAATCGGAGCTATATTTGCTAATTTTGAGTTCTGTTAGTCCATGAAATCCCGTTTTTTATTTTTAACTTTAGCAGTCATTGCAGTCACGTTTAGTTTGCTTGCGGTAACTAGCTGGTATTGGATTCTCTCTCAAAGTCCGTTGAATTTGTTGGGAGGTGGGGTAATAACTTATCCCTCAGCAGCAGTATTTGTTCCTAAACAAGCTCCAGTGATGGTATCATTGCTTGCTAATCCAGAAAAACTAGAATCTTTGAGTCAATTAACTGTCCCTATTTCTCAACGTAGACAGTCTCATCAAGAATGGCAAGAACTAAAAAACAACTTATTAGCAAAAACGGGTTTAGATTATAATCGAGATCTTCGACCTTGGTTAGGAGAAGAAGTTACAGTTGCGGTGACATCATTGGATTATGACCGCAATGAAGCTAATGGTGTACAACCTGGTTATCTTTTGGCGATCGCAACTAAGGACAGAGAATTAGCTAAGGAGTTTTTACAAATATCTTATTCTCAACAAGCGATCGCAAATAAAGTTGATTTAGCATTTGAACAGTATCAAGGTGTTAATCTCATTTATCAACGGCAAAAGCAGAATTTTCAGCAACCCAAGGTTTGGGCAAGTGCTGTAATTGGCGATTTTGTTTTGTTTGCTAATTATCCTCAAGTTTTGGAAGAGGCGATTAATAGTGTTCAAGCAGTAGATTTAAATCTTACTCATGCTGTTGCTTATCAAAATGCTTTAAAAACAATTGTACAACCGAGAATTGGACTAGCTTATCTTAATCTTCCTGGTGCTTCAGCTTGGGTTGGGAAATCGGCGACACCCATAACTCCTGAAATCGAACAGATGCTTACTGTTACTTTATCTTTGAATCCTCAAGGATTGGTAGCGCAAACAGCTTTGATTGGAATTGAAGGAGAAAAAGATCGTATTCCTACCTTAACTGAACCTGTAACAGCTTTAAAATATTTACCGAATGACAGTATTTTGGCAGTGGCAGGAGTGGATTTAAATGATTTTTGGCAACAAATTGTCAATGGTTTAGATCCAGATAGTCCTTTGGCGCAATTTATCAATCAAAGTTTGGTTAGTTTACAAACACCTTTAGGAATCGATTTTGCCCAAGATATTTTTAGTT from Stanieria cyanosphaera PCC 7437 encodes:
- a CDS encoding phosphate-starvation-inducible PsiE family protein, which encodes MIRQGKKIINLVTQLKKDESFLKLIHWSENVISKVLSIALLVVIFVALVDLIFFLAEDIWKDPLGFYNKGLIELFGLFLNILIALELLENITAYLKKHIVQVELVIVTSLIAVARKIIIFDLKVYNSEDLMALGVAILSLSISYWLIKKSNN
- a CDS encoding DUF3352 domain-containing protein, with translation MKSRFLFLTLAVIAVTFSLLAVTSWYWILSQSPLNLLGGGVITYPSAAVFVPKQAPVMVSLLANPEKLESLSQLTVPISQRRQSHQEWQELKNNLLAKTGLDYNRDLRPWLGEEVTVAVTSLDYDRNEANGVQPGYLLAIATKDRELAKEFLQISYSQQAIANKVDLAFEQYQGVNLIYQRQKQNFQQPKVWASAVIGDFVLFANYPQVLEEAINSVQAVDLNLTHAVAYQNALKTIVQPRIGLAYLNLPGASAWVGKSATPITPEIEQMLTVTLSLNPQGLVAQTALIGIEGEKDRIPTLTEPVTALKYLPNDSILAVAGVDLNDFWQQIVNGLDPDSPLAQFINQSLVSLQTPLGIDFAQDIFSWIQGEYALALVPNLDANQLDWLLIAEKTPTVNTDNAIATLDSLASDQGLNVGNFEVENSQVTAWTKLKTSARNQLVSLNAEVKGAHTNQEDYVILARSVETITKAIKPNHTSILEQPNLQKAIASLPTNNDGYVYLDWETGKSIFEQKLPIIRVVELAAQSFFSHLKSLTITSLGSENGIRRATIYFNLDFS
- a CDS encoding LysR family transcriptional regulator: MIQATLHQLKVFETVARHGSFTRAAEELFITQPTVSSQVKQLTKAVGLPLFEQIGKSLYLTDAGKELLATCQDIFERLDNFEMKIADLKGTKQGQLRLAVITTAKYFVPRLLGSFCQHYPGIDVTLKVTNHQEIQRRMLENEDDLYIVSNPPEDIDLHNKQFLDNPLVVVAKADHPLSKQHHISIDALNAQPFIMREKGSGTRAAVLNLFAKYKVSVNVRLELGSNEAIKQAIAGGLGISVLSEHCLISEGMSGELTVLDVEHFPIKRNWYVSYLAGKKLSVIAQTFLDYLLQESPKMSFPSSSLLAQLAK
- the hrcA gene encoding heat-inducible transcriptional repressor HrcA yields the protein MSHQFNLNERSQNILKATIQHYIATAEPVGSKTLVEEYGFNISSATIRNIMGRLEEAGLLFQPHTSAGRIPSDWGYRIYVDRLINPDEISSKQLEQSLHQKLQWERVSFEHLLQRATKILAALSGYIALITFPQNPSDSLRHLQLVYLPSGQIMLVIVTDSYQTQSVLVESSLLNTEQEPLDEELIESELQILSNFLNQKLKGQTLMQITSLDWDKIDREFVQYTGFIKIIAQELHRLVKPNNSTPIVIHGVAEVLRQPEFSQLQQVQTLLYLLEEKQEQLFPVIFTLPELAGNSKKVKIKIGSENPLEPMRICTLVAANYYQDDTPVGSVGIIGPTRMLYQNAIALVEITADYLSEALS
- a CDS encoding rhodanese-like domain-containing protein yields the protein MYYYSSIPAITVEELALQLADRDESLQLIDVREVEEIEIASLEGFQVLPLSQFAQWEELIKTQFSPEAETIVMCHHGMRSAQMCQWLINQGFTNVKNVTGGIDAYSQMIDPTISRY